The following are from one region of the Paenibacillus sp. JZ16 genome:
- a CDS encoding exo-rhamnogalacturonan lyase family protein — MNDTRVSLRWLKAAADIPAGLTWGMPWKEGELSRDDRLSLHLEGGTAPALQSWPTAYWPDGSVKWTAHAAAFPTGAPHGYTIVKGDSKHSPTAASLSVREAEDGFTIDTGVISFRVPKTGSQMIADVLRNGVSISSYGELIAIKESVSELTGSRTIREERYQSQIYEAKVEQAGPVRAVVKLTGRHRAVNGTGEWLPFSLRLYAYAGLESIRMVHTFFYDGNPNQDFVKGLGIRFTLPIRGPLYNRHIRFAGDTGYLSESPKTLHSRRTKGRYLELFKRQLNGETLPDEEMDDEYFMNLLHDSASWDGFKVTQFSADHYLMAKRTRAGCSWIKSGEGRRARGVAYVGGPGGGLALAMRNFWQKHPSGMEAHGLTEDQAQLIAWFWSPEAPAMDMRHYDTLTHVESSYEGAEELRATPYGVGNTSELTIWCRAFTPSPVELEAYASYNDSPPQLVCEPAYLRSQGAFGIWSLPDRGTPAKARLEEKLDGIIAFYQREVEQRRWYGFWDYGDFMHSYDPARHVWNYDLGGCAWQNTELVPNMWLWLMYLRSGREDIFRMAEAMTRHTSEVDVYHFGEYAGLGSRHNVVHWGCGCKEARIGMAGLHRYYYYLTGDERIGDMMDEAKDADYTTVHIDPMRAYFPKDEHKTHIRVGPDWAAFSSNWMTRWERKEDMFYRDKLLTGIRCIKQANYGLISGPTYGYDPNTGLLTSMGDDNWGRHLALCMGAPQVWFELSGMLKDKQWDDMMADFGVFYNLSQEEKDQVTGGAISTKRFEHPVLTLALVAYGAWYRKDGRTADVAWSTLLGHPFATTDLEKDAVDVTYVDKLKEIDWMNTNEASQWSLNTIISLELIPDSLPDHVD; from the coding sequence ATGAACGACACGCGAGTATCACTGCGTTGGTTAAAGGCAGCCGCTGATATTCCGGCCGGGCTGACTTGGGGAATGCCGTGGAAGGAGGGGGAGCTTTCACGGGACGACCGGCTGTCGCTGCACTTGGAGGGCGGGACTGCCCCTGCACTGCAAAGCTGGCCGACTGCATATTGGCCGGACGGCAGCGTCAAATGGACGGCGCATGCCGCCGCATTTCCGACTGGTGCCCCTCATGGGTATACCATCGTGAAGGGAGATTCCAAACATTCACCAACAGCGGCTTCATTGTCCGTACGTGAAGCAGAGGATGGCTTTACCATCGACACGGGCGTCATTTCCTTTCGGGTACCGAAAACAGGTAGCCAAATGATCGCTGATGTTCTACGAAACGGTGTCAGTATAAGCTCTTATGGCGAGTTGATCGCTATCAAGGAAAGCGTAAGCGAGCTGACCGGGAGCCGAACGATCCGGGAGGAACGTTATCAATCCCAAATCTACGAAGCGAAGGTGGAGCAAGCAGGTCCGGTACGAGCGGTCGTCAAGCTGACGGGCCGCCACCGTGCCGTGAACGGAACTGGTGAATGGCTTCCTTTTTCGCTTCGCCTGTATGCTTACGCGGGTCTGGAGTCGATCCGGATGGTGCATACGTTTTTTTATGACGGCAATCCGAACCAGGATTTCGTGAAAGGACTCGGCATCCGTTTCACCCTGCCGATTCGTGGGCCGCTGTACAACCGCCACATCCGATTTGCCGGTGATACCGGTTATTTAAGCGAATCGCCCAAAACGCTTCATTCGCGGCGCACAAAAGGCAGATATTTGGAGCTGTTCAAGCGTCAGCTCAATGGGGAAACACTGCCCGACGAAGAAATGGACGACGAGTACTTTATGAATCTGCTGCACGACTCCGCAAGCTGGGACGGCTTTAAGGTGACGCAGTTCTCAGCCGACCATTATCTGATGGCCAAGCGGACCAGGGCAGGCTGCAGCTGGATCAAATCCGGAGAAGGCCGGAGAGCGCGCGGTGTTGCATATGTCGGTGGGCCCGGCGGCGGACTGGCTCTTGCGATGCGCAATTTCTGGCAAAAGCATCCTTCGGGCATGGAGGCGCACGGCCTCACAGAGGACCAGGCGCAGCTGATCGCCTGGTTCTGGTCCCCGGAAGCGCCGGCCATGGACATGCGCCATTACGATACGTTAACGCATGTTGAATCTTCCTACGAAGGCGCGGAAGAGCTGCGGGCAACTCCGTACGGCGTCGGCAATACGAGCGAGCTGACGATTTGGTGCCGGGCGTTTACGCCGTCGCCAGTTGAGCTGGAGGCTTACGCGAGCTATAACGACTCGCCTCCGCAGCTTGTATGCGAGCCGGCTTATTTGCGGAGCCAAGGCGCTTTTGGCATTTGGAGCTTGCCGGACAGGGGAACGCCCGCCAAAGCCCGCCTCGAAGAGAAGCTGGACGGGATCATCGCCTTTTACCAAAGGGAGGTGGAGCAGAGGCGCTGGTACGGCTTCTGGGATTACGGCGATTTCATGCACAGCTACGACCCTGCGCGCCATGTCTGGAATTACGACCTCGGCGGCTGTGCTTGGCAAAATACGGAGCTGGTCCCGAACATGTGGCTGTGGCTGATGTACTTGCGCTCGGGACGTGAAGATATTTTCCGGATGGCGGAGGCGATGACGCGCCATACGAGCGAGGTCGACGTCTATCATTTCGGGGAATACGCCGGGCTCGGCTCCCGGCATAACGTCGTCCATTGGGGCTGCGGATGCAAGGAAGCCCGGATCGGGATGGCCGGGCTACATCGCTACTATTATTATTTAACGGGGGACGAGCGGATCGGGGATATGATGGACGAGGCGAAGGATGCCGACTATACGACCGTCCATATCGATCCGATGCGCGCCTATTTTCCCAAGGACGAGCATAAGACCCATATCCGGGTCGGCCCGGATTGGGCGGCTTTCAGCTCCAACTGGATGACCCGCTGGGAGCGCAAAGAGGATATGTTTTACCGCGATAAACTGCTTACCGGCATTCGATGCATTAAACAGGCGAATTACGGTCTGATCTCCGGTCCGACTTACGGTTATGATCCGAATACCGGCTTGCTGACGTCGATGGGTGACGACAACTGGGGGCGCCATCTGGCGTTATGCATGGGCGCGCCGCAGGTATGGTTCGAGCTGTCCGGCATGCTGAAGGATAAACAGTGGGACGACATGATGGCCGATTTCGGTGTTTTCTATAATCTTTCGCAGGAAGAAAAGGATCAAGTCACAGGCGGCGCCATCAGCACAAAGCGGTTTGAGCATCCAGTTCTGACGCTGGCCCTCGTCGCTTACGGCGCGTGGTACCGTAAGGACGGGCGTACAGCCGATGTTGCCTGGTCGACGCTGCTGGGACACCCTTTTGCAACCACAGACCTGGAAAAAGACGCCGTTGACGTTACGTACGTCGACAAGCTGAAGGAGATTGACTGGATGAATACGAATGAGGCGTCGCAATGGTCTTTGAACACGATCATCAGCCTGGAACTGATCCCAGATTCTTTACCTGACCATGTAGACTAA
- a CDS encoding helix-turn-helix transcriptional regulator — protein sequence MNGWKMLLARLSGRSGSFYRKSLIMFLFVAGIPGIITGVLVYSMAGGKLEKELLKLHNNQIEQRSQNLNKQLSNLEMMLAHWAFDTSFDYSLGERDFVRDFEKTRDITNTLLVMQGSNTMIRNVSLYLRGSQPVLFYPEYSALHDASVIKLYNQLLDAGKTTYWTQLTLDPDQPGKRELTFVHLVPGGSQKPIGALIVRLDSDQVAEALQTITPYADGENFLTEPSSHLFVSANGSSIDSTFVKAVRSEVESNVNKEGSFLYEWNDKTYAVTYGYFARIMDNWLYVSASPITNITAPVVFISKVILTVSLSALLLAIGLAWLASIRMYLPVKRLMKDLLPSASLSGGGREDEFTLIERQWQHLSRESRELNAKWLEQLPHVKESFLHQLLQGYLYAYTEEDLRSRMERYKWQVCGKQFVVLYVQLTGIASMEGKFKFGDEGLVTFASVNMIEELADSYFEQSSTINFHDLGSGVLLILPEGEPCTETIKSFCEKLAQTVNRLLNMVVTVAISRATGRVSDIPLAFEGVKHAASFRKFDNDNQIIEMEQLNFEDSSEPQYPFTLEREFLQALRTGQEADANALLVEFQNALSVQEAKAIDVQQGMLHLLGSVQHAILVSGIQPNRLFKGANLYEQLSQIKEPAGAKEWFQVKVIAPFMKELTTRTDGQVKRLIEHAMNYMQQNYMHDISLDNCADHIGTNPFFLSKSFKQVTGKNFIDYLTELRMEKAKELLRESEMKINTVAEQVGYRHSYFNRIFKKLEGMTPTRYRELSRAD from the coding sequence ATGAATGGATGGAAAATGTTATTGGCCCGCTTATCCGGCAGATCTGGCAGCTTCTATAGGAAAAGCTTAATCATGTTCCTGTTTGTTGCCGGAATTCCCGGCATTATTACCGGGGTTCTCGTATATTCGATGGCCGGTGGTAAGCTGGAAAAGGAGCTGCTGAAGCTCCATAACAACCAGATTGAGCAGCGGTCGCAGAACCTGAATAAACAGCTGTCCAATCTCGAAATGATGCTGGCGCATTGGGCGTTCGATACGAGCTTCGATTATTCGCTCGGCGAACGCGACTTCGTGCGTGATTTTGAGAAGACCCGCGATATTACGAATACGCTGCTCGTCATGCAGGGCTCCAATACGATGATTCGTAACGTCAGCCTCTATTTGCGCGGAAGCCAGCCGGTATTGTTTTATCCGGAATATTCCGCTTTACATGATGCAAGTGTCATCAAGTTATACAACCAACTGCTTGACGCAGGAAAAACGACGTATTGGACACAGCTAACGCTGGATCCCGATCAGCCGGGAAAACGGGAATTGACGTTTGTGCATCTCGTTCCCGGTGGCAGCCAAAAACCGATTGGAGCCTTGATCGTCCGCTTGGACAGCGATCAAGTCGCGGAAGCGCTGCAGACCATTACTCCTTATGCCGACGGCGAAAATTTTCTAACGGAGCCGAGCAGTCATCTATTCGTATCCGCCAACGGGAGCTCGATAGATTCGACGTTCGTAAAGGCAGTCAGAAGCGAGGTCGAGTCAAACGTGAATAAGGAAGGCTCGTTTCTTTATGAATGGAACGACAAGACCTATGCGGTCACGTACGGTTATTTCGCACGAATCATGGATAACTGGCTGTACGTGTCGGCTTCGCCGATCACCAATATAACTGCACCGGTCGTTTTTATATCCAAAGTCATTTTGACGGTCAGCTTGAGCGCTCTCTTGCTGGCAATAGGGCTTGCTTGGCTTGCATCGATCCGAATGTACTTACCTGTAAAAAGGCTAATGAAGGATTTGCTGCCAAGCGCCTCCTTATCGGGCGGAGGCCGGGAGGACGAGTTTACGCTCATCGAGCGGCAATGGCAGCATTTAAGCAGGGAGAGTCGGGAGCTGAACGCCAAGTGGCTCGAGCAGCTGCCGCATGTAAAGGAAAGCTTTCTCCATCAGCTCCTTCAGGGCTATTTGTACGCCTATACGGAGGAGGACCTGCGGTCACGGATGGAACGGTATAAATGGCAGGTGTGCGGCAAGCAATTTGTCGTGCTGTACGTACAGCTTACCGGGATCGCCAGCATGGAAGGGAAGTTCAAGTTTGGCGACGAGGGACTGGTTACCTTCGCATCCGTCAACATGATCGAAGAGCTGGCGGATTCGTATTTCGAGCAAAGCAGCACGATCAATTTCCATGATCTTGGATCAGGGGTGCTGCTCATCTTGCCGGAAGGGGAGCCATGTACAGAAACGATCAAATCGTTTTGCGAAAAGCTTGCGCAGACGGTTAACCGGTTGCTGAACATGGTGGTGACGGTGGCGATCAGCCGGGCTACCGGCCGTGTAAGCGACATACCGCTCGCATTTGAAGGCGTGAAACACGCAGCCAGCTTCCGCAAATTCGATAACGATAACCAGATTATCGAAATGGAGCAGCTGAATTTCGAGGATTCGTCCGAACCGCAGTATCCCTTTACGCTGGAAAGAGAATTTCTTCAGGCGCTTCGAACCGGACAGGAAGCGGACGCCAACGCCTTGCTCGTTGAATTCCAGAATGCGCTGTCCGTGCAGGAGGCAAAAGCGATAGATGTCCAGCAGGGGATGCTTCATTTGCTGGGTTCCGTCCAGCATGCGATTCTGGTATCCGGTATTCAGCCGAATCGTTTGTTCAAGGGCGCCAACCTGTATGAGCAGCTTTCCCAGATTAAAGAACCTGCTGGCGCCAAGGAATGGTTCCAAGTGAAGGTGATCGCCCCTTTCATGAAGGAGCTGACGACCCGAACGGATGGCCAGGTCAAACGGCTGATTGAGCATGCCATGAACTATATGCAGCAAAACTATATGCACGACATTTCGCTCGACAATTGTGCCGACCACATCGGCACGAACCCGTTTTTCCTGAGCAAATCATTCAAACAGGTCACCGGCAAAAACTTTATCGATTATTTGACCGAGCTGCGTATGGAAAAAGCGAAGGAGCTTCTTCGGGAATCGGAGATGAAAATTAACACGGTCGCCGAACAAGTCGGATATCGGCACAGCTATTTTAATCGGATCTTTAAAAAGCTCGAGGGCATGACTCCTACCCGTTATCGTGAACTTAGCCGGGCAGATTAG
- a CDS encoding extracellular solute-binding protein, giving the protein MKKKTMKAKRASTFLILGTVCIVLMASCSSGKNNGGTDSSNNSTAAPPASASADTQEAFKLNIMLPIFKTNYPKDDSPVAAELEKLTGTDIHFEWVPNASYADKFNITLASGNLPKIIYVPDSKGPSFVSAVKSGAFWDLTDKLKNYPNLSQASEIILNNSSINGKTYGVYRGRELGRNGVYYRQDWLENVGLEQPKTIDDFYNMLKAFKEKDPDGNGKDDTYGLVMVKWTAGWGAGFDQIKLWFGAPNVWGERDGQLVPEFEYDEYLEALKFMKKLYDEKLVNQDFAVMDSAKWTDPLVNGQAGVIIDVVDGAARVDDKIKAANAAAGNDSREHYMDVFGAVTGADGQIRTLPTSGFAGLLAIPKSSVKTEEEVDRILKFLDQLNEPDLQTLTSFGLEGVHYTKIDDTTLERSTDSVLLESEVEGLNQMVPYIPEGKGLQVAQTPLRLKQTEVQIKNRETIVANPAEPFISEVYSQKGQQLGNIINDARIKFIVGQIDEQGWRDAIELWKKSGGNDYVKEINELYAASKS; this is encoded by the coding sequence ATGAAGAAAAAGACAATGAAGGCGAAACGTGCTTCCACATTTCTAATTCTAGGCACGGTTTGTATCGTACTGATGGCAAGCTGCTCGTCCGGTAAAAACAACGGTGGCACAGACTCTTCCAACAATTCGACGGCGGCTCCCCCTGCAAGCGCTTCCGCAGATACGCAAGAAGCGTTTAAGCTGAACATCATGCTCCCGATTTTTAAAACGAACTATCCGAAGGACGACAGTCCCGTAGCGGCTGAACTCGAGAAGCTGACCGGCACGGACATTCATTTCGAATGGGTGCCTAACGCTTCCTATGCGGATAAATTCAACATTACGCTTGCATCGGGCAATTTGCCGAAAATCATTTACGTGCCGGACTCAAAGGGCCCGAGTTTCGTTAGTGCGGTAAAATCGGGGGCGTTCTGGGATTTGACCGACAAACTCAAAAATTATCCGAACCTCAGCCAGGCCAGCGAAATCATTCTGAACAACTCCTCGATTAACGGCAAAACGTACGGCGTATATCGCGGGCGCGAGCTTGGCCGCAACGGCGTTTATTACCGCCAGGATTGGCTGGAGAACGTCGGACTTGAGCAACCGAAAACGATCGACGATTTTTACAACATGCTGAAAGCGTTCAAAGAGAAGGATCCGGACGGCAACGGTAAAGACGACACGTACGGACTGGTTATGGTCAAATGGACGGCCGGCTGGGGAGCGGGCTTCGACCAGATCAAACTGTGGTTTGGTGCACCTAACGTTTGGGGTGAAAGGGATGGCCAGCTCGTACCGGAGTTCGAATACGATGAATATCTCGAAGCGCTCAAGTTCATGAAAAAGCTGTATGACGAAAAACTCGTCAACCAAGATTTTGCCGTCATGGACTCGGCGAAGTGGACGGATCCGCTTGTTAACGGGCAAGCCGGCGTGATTATCGACGTCGTCGACGGAGCGGCTCGAGTCGACGACAAAATCAAGGCGGCGAACGCGGCGGCGGGCAATGATTCAAGGGAGCATTACATGGATGTGTTCGGTGCAGTAACCGGTGCGGATGGTCAAATTCGCACGCTGCCTACTTCCGGTTTTGCCGGCCTATTAGCCATTCCGAAGTCGAGTGTGAAGACTGAGGAGGAAGTCGACCGCATTCTGAAATTTCTAGATCAGCTGAACGAGCCTGACCTGCAAACGCTGACCAGCTTCGGCCTTGAAGGCGTGCATTATACCAAGATCGACGATACAACGCTGGAAAGAAGTACGGATTCCGTGCTGCTCGAGTCTGAAGTCGAAGGTCTTAACCAGATGGTACCTTACATTCCTGAAGGAAAAGGGCTGCAAGTGGCCCAGACACCGCTTCGCTTAAAACAAACAGAGGTTCAAATAAAAAACCGGGAAACCATCGTCGCCAATCCGGCGGAGCCGTTTATTTCTGAGGTGTATTCGCAAAAAGGACAACAGCTTGGCAATATTATTAATGATGCCCGCATTAAATTCATCGTCGGCCAAATCGACGAGCAAGGCTGGCGCGATGCAATCGAACTGTGGAAAAAATCCGGGGGCAACGATTACGTGAAGGAAATCAACGAGCTGTACGCAGCGTCCAAATCCTAG
- a CDS encoding carbohydrate ABC transporter permease has product MAKQYKSAAGVTFDAANYIVLSLFGLAAVLPFVYVIAGSFASDAELTSRAVFFIPKTFTLNAYKFIFSTDTIMRSIGVSVYITVIGTLVNLFFTVTMAYSLAKRGLYGRNLVLNLVIFSMLFGGGMIPTYLVVKELNLLDSLWALMLPGAISAFNLIIVKNFFQEIPKEIEEAGRIDGCSELGLLGRIVLPLSMPVLATFTLFYAVGHWNDFFAALLYINDPEKWPLQVMLRQIVLLSQAAAGDLNSMDPNFVQPPDQSIKMAVIVVGTVPILCVYPFLQKHFAKGVLLGSVKG; this is encoded by the coding sequence ATGGCCAAGCAATACAAATCCGCGGCCGGTGTCACGTTCGATGCTGCCAACTACATCGTGCTATCGTTGTTCGGGCTGGCTGCCGTGCTCCCTTTCGTCTACGTGATTGCGGGCTCTTTTGCCTCGGACGCGGAGCTTACGTCAAGAGCGGTATTTTTCATACCCAAAACATTTACATTAAACGCTTATAAGTTTATTTTTTCGACAGATACGATTATGAGAAGCATCGGCGTCTCCGTCTACATAACGGTCATCGGCACGCTCGTCAACCTGTTTTTCACGGTTACGATGGCCTATTCCTTAGCCAAGAGAGGGTTGTACGGCCGGAATCTGGTGCTGAATCTCGTCATCTTCTCCATGCTGTTTGGCGGTGGCATGATTCCGACTTATCTGGTCGTGAAGGAGCTGAACCTGCTCGATTCGCTCTGGGCTCTCATGCTGCCAGGGGCGATCAGCGCGTTTAATCTGATCATCGTCAAAAACTTTTTTCAGGAAATTCCGAAGGAGATCGAGGAGGCCGGCCGCATCGACGGCTGCTCCGAGCTTGGCCTCTTAGGGCGGATCGTGCTGCCGCTTTCAATGCCCGTCCTCGCTACGTTTACGTTGTTTTACGCCGTCGGGCATTGGAACGATTTCTTTGCGGCACTGCTGTATATTAACGATCCGGAAAAATGGCCGCTGCAGGTCATGCTGCGCCAGATCGTTCTGCTGTCGCAAGCGGCTGCAGGCGATTTGAACTCGATGGACCCTAATTTCGTGCAGCCGCCGGATCAATCGATCAAAATGGCCGTGATCGTTGTCGGCACGGTTCCGATCTTGTGTGTGTATCCGTTCCTGCAAAAGCATTTTGCCAAAGGCGTCCTGCTTGGCTCGGTCAAAGGCTAA
- a CDS encoding ABC transporter permease, with product MKQATAQRDFPQTSKQVEHRTSFAARLRRDKWLYLLLLPGLLYFLVFKYVPMWGVMLAFQNYQPFTGFLKSEWVGFEHFRLFFNNPEFLMLLRNTLLLSFYNLIFFFPAPIILALLLNEVRLSFFKRTIQTMIYVPHFISMVIVASLTYVFLTTEGGTVNELLFQYTGNKIQFLSDPSWFRPVIILQTIWKECGWGTIIFLAALAAVDVEQYEAATIDGANRWRQIWHITLPAIRSTIVILLILRMGSVLDNGFEQIYLMLNPLNRSVGEVFDTYVYAMGITQGAFSYSTAVGLFKSIVGVTLVLGTNWLAKKFGQSGLY from the coding sequence ATGAAGCAAGCTACGGCTCAAAGGGATTTCCCGCAAACGTCCAAGCAGGTGGAGCACCGCACGAGCTTCGCGGCGAGGCTTCGCAGGGACAAATGGCTCTACCTGCTGCTGCTCCCAGGCTTGCTTTATTTTTTGGTTTTTAAATACGTGCCGATGTGGGGGGTCATGCTGGCATTCCAAAACTATCAGCCGTTTACCGGCTTTTTGAAAAGCGAATGGGTAGGCTTCGAGCATTTTCGGCTATTTTTTAACAATCCAGAGTTTTTAATGCTGCTGCGTAATACGCTGTTGCTATCGTTCTATAATCTCATCTTCTTTTTTCCCGCTCCGATTATACTGGCACTCTTGTTAAACGAAGTACGGCTTTCGTTCTTTAAGCGCACGATTCAAACGATGATTTACGTTCCGCATTTTATATCGATGGTAATCGTGGCAAGCCTGACGTACGTGTTCCTAACCACGGAAGGCGGCACCGTCAACGAACTGCTATTCCAATATACGGGGAACAAAATCCAATTTCTGTCCGATCCGTCTTGGTTCCGCCCCGTGATTATTTTGCAGACGATCTGGAAGGAATGCGGCTGGGGAACGATTATATTCCTGGCGGCGCTGGCGGCCGTCGATGTGGAACAGTACGAAGCGGCGACGATTGACGGGGCAAACCGTTGGAGACAAATCTGGCACATAACACTGCCGGCGATCCGCAGCACGATCGTAATTCTTTTGATTTTGCGGATGGGCAGCGTGCTGGACAACGGCTTCGAACAGATTTATCTAATGTTGAATCCGCTTAACCGCTCGGTAGGCGAAGTGTTCGACACATACGTATACGCGATGGGCATTACACAAGGCGCTTTTAGCTACAGTACGGCTGTCGGGCTGTTTAAATCGATTGTTGGCGTAACGCTGGTGCTCGGCACGAACTGGCTGGCGAAAAAGTTCGGCCAATCCGGGCTTTACTGA
- a CDS encoding nucleotidyltransferase domain-containing protein — protein sequence MIEIGILKAGYGLDQNGFIVSDVSKDKIADVYATCIHESIESLKHLFHQHLHSVYVYGSVARGEAIAIKSDLDLIAMFNTKLSSDKLAELKKLAGELSNNYRFIVRDVGIAVAYYEYTLDPSNYYENAFLKELCVCVYGEDLGERFGPYQLTSEIAIRFNGDINEVLNRTLTRLTTASGEDFKKITQSFARKLIRTYYSMVMERSQIWTTRLHEQSEVFLHHFPEKESIVRTLLNWIDEPPTDHKAVYELFKIEGEWAGANFTNEANIPYKANGGFS from the coding sequence GTGATTGAAATAGGGATTTTAAAAGCGGGTTATGGTTTAGACCAAAATGGCTTTATTGTAAGCGATGTGAGTAAAGACAAAATTGCGGATGTCTATGCGACTTGCATTCATGAATCGATCGAGAGCCTTAAACATTTATTTCATCAACATTTGCATAGTGTTTATGTGTACGGTAGCGTAGCCAGAGGAGAAGCGATTGCAATTAAATCAGATTTAGACCTTATCGCTATGTTCAATACCAAATTAAGTTCTGATAAGTTAGCTGAATTAAAGAAACTTGCTGGAGAACTATCTAATAATTATCGTTTTATAGTTCGGGATGTTGGTATTGCTGTAGCCTATTATGAATATACGCTTGACCCCTCAAATTATTACGAAAATGCATTTCTTAAGGAACTCTGTGTTTGTGTATATGGAGAGGATCTAGGTGAACGATTTGGTCCTTATCAACTTACATCAGAGATAGCCATCCGTTTTAATGGTGATATTAATGAAGTTCTTAATCGGACGTTAACAAGGCTAACAACAGCTTCTGGAGAAGATTTCAAAAAAATTACACAAAGCTTCGCTCGTAAACTCATTCGAACATACTATTCAATGGTGATGGAGCGTTCTCAGATTTGGACGACACGACTTCACGAACAGTCTGAAGTCTTTCTTCATCACTTTCCAGAAAAAGAATCAATCGTTCGCACTCTGCTAAATTGGATAGATGAACCGCCTACAGACCATAAGGCTGTGTATGAGTTGTTTAAGATTGAGGGGGAATGGGCTGGCGCTAACTTTACAAATGAAGCCAACATTCCTTATAAAGCTAACGGGGGCTTTAGTTGA